The window TTAAAGTTTTTATCGAATGAACTGTACAGTAGTCAAATTCAATTCCTTGTCCTATTCTAATCGGTCCCGATCCAATAACTATTACTTTCTTGTTATCAGTTACATCAACTTCATCAAATTGATCATAAGTTGAGTAGAAGTATGATGAATCTGCTGCGAACTCTCCAGCACACGTATCAACCATTTTATACACTGGTTTTATTCCATAATCTCTTCTCTTTCTAGCTATATCCTGCTCAGTCACATTTAGTAGTTGAGCTATTCCTTTATCTGAGAATCCTTTTTTCTTTGCATTTTTCAAGAACTTTTCATCTAAATCTTTAAGTTCCATCTTTTTCATTAACTCTTCTTGTCTTACAAGCCACTCTAACTTTTCCATAAAGAATTTATCAATTCCAGTTAGTTTTTGTAATTTCTCTTTTACATATCCTCTTCTTAACATCTCTGCAACAACGAATATTCTTTCATCATCTGGTCTTACAACAACCTCTTTTAATTCCTCCATAGACATCTTTTCAACAACTGGATGCTCTAAGTTATATCTTCCAATCTCTAGAGATCTTAATCCCTTTAGGAAAGCTGCTTCAAAGTTATTTCCGATAGCCATAACCTCACCAGTTGCCATCATTTTTGTTCCCAATCTCTTATTAGCCTTCTTAAATTTATCAAATGGCCACTTTGGAATCTTCACAACAATATAGTCTAATGCTGGTTCGAAACATGCGAATGTTTTTCCAGTAACTTCATTTACAACTTCATCTAACGTATATCCTAAAGATAATCTTGTAGCAACTCTAGCTATTGGATAACCTGTAGCTTTTGAAGCTAGTGCTGATGATCTTGAAACTCTTGGGTTGATCTCTATAATTGCATATTCGAATGATTTTGGGTGTAGAGCAAACTGTACATTACATCCTCCTACAACTCCAATTTCGTTTATTATCTTTAATGCTGAAGTTCTTAGCATTTGATACTCTCTATCTGATAGAGTTTGTGATGGTGCCACAACTATAGAATCTCCAGTATGTATTCCAACTGGATCTATATTTTCCATATTACAAACTGTAATACAGTTTCCATCCTTATCTCTAATTACTTCGTACTCAACCTCTTTCCAACCTAAGATTGATTTTTCAATTAAAACTTGTCCAACTCTTGACAGTTTTAATCCTTTTAATAGAATATCTTCTAACTCTTGAGGATTATCTGCAATTCCCCCTCCCGTTCCTCCAAGAGTATAAGCTGGTCTTACAACAACTGGATATCCAATCTCTCTAGCTACTCTAAATCCTGTCTCTAGATCTTCAACTATTCTACTTTCAATAGTTGGTTCTCCAATTTTGTCCATAGCTTCTCTAAATAACTCTCTGTCTTCTCCTCTTTTTATAGATTCAACAGTTGTTCCGATAACTCTCACTCCATATTTTTCAAGGATTCCTTTATCGTTTAATTCAACAGCCATATTTAACGCTGTTTGTCCCCCCATTCCAGCTAATATTGAGTCCGGTCTCTCTTTAGCGATTACCTTCTCAACAAACTCTGCTGTAATTGGCTCTATATATATTCTGTCTGCAACAGCTTTATCAGTCATTATTGTCGCTGGGTTTGAGTTTATTAGTACAACTTCAATTCCCTCTTTTTTCAATGTTTCACACGCTTGTGTTCCCGAATAGTCAAACTCTGCTGCTTGTCCTATTATGATTGGTCCTGATCCTATTACTAGTGTCTTTTTTATCGATTTATCTAACATTTATATACGCCTCCTGAAAACTCTACTAAAAATCTTAAAATTTTATCCCTCTATTACTGCTAAGAAATCATCAAATAAATATTCTGAATCAGCTGGTCCTGGCCATGCCTCTGGATGATATTGAACACACAGTATTCTGTGTTCTTCACTTCTCATTCCTTCAATTGAGTTATCATTTAAGTTTATATGTGTAACTTTCATTGAATCAGGAACTTTATCTACAACATATCCGTGATTTTGAGAAGTTATAAATATTCTATTCTTCTCTAAGTCTTTTACTGGATGATTACATCCTCTATGTCCATATTTTAATTTTTTTGTAGTCCCACCTAAAGCCCAAGCTAACAGTTGATGTCCTAAACATATTCCAACAATTGGTAATTTCCCTACTAATTTTTTGATTTCATTAATAACACCAGTTAATTCTGCAGGATCCCCTGGTCCATTCGATAAGAACACTGCGTCTAAATCATGAGATAATAGCTCTTCAGCTGTCACATTCCAAGGGAAAACGATTTGGTGAACTCCTCTTGCCTCGAAAGATCTAAGTATATTCTTTTTAACTCCAAAATCAATTACCCCAATTCTTTTTCCTGGTCCCGGAATCTCATACTTCTCTTTAGTACTAACTTGCTCTACTGCATCTTTATTACTAAACTTAGCAAAATGCTCATCAATCTCTTTTTGAGTTAAATCCTTTGATGTTATTAGAGCCTTCATAGCTCCCTCTTCTCTTATGATTTTAGTAAGATGTCTTGTATCTACTCCTTTAAATCCAACAACTTTATATTGTCTTAGGAAACCATCTAAAGTCATCTCACATCTGAAGTTATTTGGAAGTTTTGCATCCTCTTTGATGATAAACCCCTTTAATTTGATTCCGTTTGATTCCATATCCTCTAAATTAATTCCGTAGTTTCCTACCATCGGATAAGTCATAACAACAATCTGTCCATAGTATGATGGATCTGTTAGTAATTCTTGGTAACCTGTCATTCCCGTGTTAAAAACAAGTTCTCCTACACTTTCACCTAGCTCTCCAAAAATTTTTCCATCGAAACTCATTCCGTTTTCAAGAATTAACTTCCCCTTCATTTTTTACCTCCTAAATTTTTTGCATAAAAAAAGGAATATGAAAATCATATTCCTTGTCTATATTAATATTAAAATTAAAAACTAAAAAATTAAAAAATATAAATAAATCATTAGAAAATGAAATAAATAAATCTAAAAATAACAAATAGTTTTTCTGTTTCTGTCTAACTCTTGTGTCATTTTTGTAAACCATATTTCACCCTCCTTTTTTTTGCTCTGAGAAAAAGTATATACTAAAATTAAAAACTTGTCAATTTTTATTTTTTTACTCTTGATATATTACCGTTTACGTTGTAATATTACTACTGAAAATTCTATTCAAAAAAGCAGGAGGTTTTTTATGGATTATAAAATCATTACAAATAACAATAAAGTTTTTAATTTCTTCAAAGAAACAGATAATGTAATTTACTTAGAGAACCACAATATCAACCAAGTATTGAATTACATAGAACAAAAATGTCTTGAAGGTCATAGGCTTCTAAGTGATCCTATCCTATATAATTTAGAAAATCAAGATAATCCTTTTAAATCAATACTAATAACAAATAAACAAATTGAAGATAACTCTCACTCTATTAAAATTATTCTTGGAGTTTTAGATATTGTTAAAAAAGTTAGTTTCACTCCTAAAGAAGAGCAGTCAGACATATCTTTAGAAGAATTTAGGTTTGTTGATTTGAACCTAATCAGAGATAGCATCTCTAAAATAAATTTACTTTAATTTCACTTATTTTTGGATAGGTCATTTACCTATCCTTTTTTTATTTTTTTATATAATTTTAATTTAGATTATTGTATAATAAAGTAAACTATATTTGGAGGAATTATAATGGAGTTGATTATTTTAACTGGACTTAGTGGCTCTGGAAAGTCAACAGGTTTAAAAACTTTAGAGGATCTAGGATTTTTCACAATGGACAATATCCCTTTCAGATTTGCCGGATTGATTTTAAAAGACCTACAAACTTCTAGTAAAGATAGTAGCGTTAAAAGAATAGCCCTGGGTCTTGATATCAGAACAATAATTGACGCAAACGATTTTGATACTTTTTTTAATGAGATTGATAATCTTGAAATTGACTATAAAATAATATTTCTAGAAGCTTCAACTCAATCTATATTGAACAGATACAATCTTACAAGAAGGAAACACCCCTTGACTAAGGATACTCTACTACAAAGTATTGAAGATGAAATATATCTTATGGAAGATATCAAAGATAAAGCCAATATGATTGTCGATACGAGCTTTTTAACCGCTAAGGAGTTATCTAGAAAAATAGAGATGGCTGTAGCTTCTTTCTCTAAAAATATTTTATTAAATATACATCTTCAGTCATTCGGATTTAAACATGGTGTCCCTATCGATGCAGATATGATTTTTGATGTAAGAACTTTGCCTAATCCGTATTATCTAGAAAATTTACGAGAAAAAACAGGATTTAACGATGATGTCTATGATTACGTTATGAGCTTTGAATCCGCACAAGCTTTATACTCTAAAATTTTAGATTTAATAACTTTCCTTATCCCCGGATATATCAAAGATGAGAAAAGGCATCTTACCATAGGCATTGGATGCAGCGGTGGAAAACATCGTTCTGTCTCTTTTGTTAGAAGGCTTCAAAAAGATTTAAACAGTTTAGATGATATCAATATTTACTCTATACATAGAGAGAAAGAGAGAGGAAATTGGTAAGCTTATGATTACTGTTTTTAATAAAGAGATTCCTAGCAATCCTGGAGTATACTTAATGAAAAACAACTCTAAAATTATATATGTCGGAAAAGCTAAAAATCTTTCAAAAAGAGTTAATTCTTACTTCAATAGAGAGCACTCTGATGAAAAAACTAAAGAGCTTGTTAAAAATATCGACGATATCGATTTTATTATTTGTAACTCTGAAATCGATGCTTTAATTTTAGAAAATAATTTGATAAAAAAATATTCTCCGAAATATAATATAAATTTAAAAGATGAAAAAACTTATCCCTATATTTTAATTACTGATGAACGATTCCCTAAGATTTCAATCATTAGAACTACTAAAAAATTAAATCAAAATCTAGGTGATTATTTTGGACCATTTCCCTTTGGAGCTTGGAATTTAAAATCTACTATTTCCAAACTTTATAAAATTAGAGATTGCAATAGAGATATGGAAAAAATATATCCTAGACCCTGTCTTAAATTTTATATGAACCTTTGTAGCGGACCTTGTAAATATAAAAATATTTTAAATGAATATAGCGAAAATATTTCTGATGCGAAGGAAATTTTAAAAGGAAACACAACATCAATAATTCAAAAATTAGAAAAAAATATGACCTCTGCTGCTGAAAATATGGAATTTGAAAAAGCTATTATGTTCAGAGAACAAAAAAAAGAGATTGAAAACAACATACAAAAACAAGTAACAGAGGCTGCTTCATCTATTGATGAGGACATCTTTACACTTATTCTAGAAGACAATAAAGTTTTTCTTTGTGTTTTAAACGTTAGAGAAGGAAAAATCTTAGGAAAAAACTTTCACTCTATAAATTTAGAAAATACTATTTTTGATGATATTATTGAAGATACTATTATGAGTTATTACTCTAAGTATCCTATTCCCAAAAATATAATTTTCGAAGATTCTATGGCTAACCTTGAAAAAGATATAACTTTTATCTTTGAAGCTATTTCTAAACATAAAGTATCTCTATTTTTCCCTAAAATAAAGTCTCGTAGAAGAGAACTCTTAGAAATGGGGATTTTAAATCTAAAAAAAGATATCGAGAATTTTTACAATAAAAAAACTATTGTTGAAAAAGGATTGAGTGATTTATATACGAAACTTAATCTCAAACGATTCCCATTTAAAATAGAATGTTTTGATATATCAAATATCCAAGGTAAAGATGCCGTTGCTTCTATGAGTGTCAGTGTCGAAGGAAAAAAAGCAAAAAAACTTTATCGAAAATTTAAAATTACAACTAAAGATACCCCCGATGATTTCGCTATGATGAGAGAGGTTATTGAAAGGCGTTACTCTAAATTACCTGTCGAAGAATTTCCAGATGCTATTTTAATAGATGGTGGTCTTGGCCAGATTAATGCTGTCGGACAAATTCTTGAAGATATCGGAAAAGGAGGAATTTCTGAACTTTTAAGTATTGCCAAAAAAGAAGAGGAAATTTATAAATATACAGAAAATACTCCATATATATTTTTGAAAAGTGATGAAGCTTTAAAAATTCTACAAAGAGTCAGGGATGAAGCTCATAGATTTGGAGTTACTTATCATCGATTACTACGAAATAAAAGGGTAATATCTAGTCAGTTAGATAACATCCCTGGTATTGGACCAAAAAGAAAAGAGATTCTTTTAAAAACTTTTGGTTCGGTAAAACAAATTCAAAATGCAACTTTAGAGGAATTAGAAAAAGTTATTCCTAAACAGCTAGCCTTAAAAATAAAGGAGATGATTTAACATTATGAAAAAAATTCTTTTGCTTTTTTCTTTAATTACACTTGTTGGTTGTTCACAATTTTCTGCTAGAAAAGATCAAAGCCAACACATCACATTCAACAACTCTATTTCTAGAGGGAAATACAATTTTAATTTAATCTCTTTAGAATATCCAAATAATTATAACGGTAAAATTGATTTCTTAAAAAACCTAAATAATAGTTTAACTAATCTTAACAGCGTTCAAAAAAATAACCTTAATCTACTTATTACAAAAGAGATGGATACAGACTTTAGTTCTCTTATAGAGACTGGTTGGTTTGACAAAGAGATTATTGGAATGAAAATTGTAGAAGATTTGAGTACAGAGGAAAAAGCTTTTTTAAATGATTTTAGTATTGAAGTTCCTGAAAATGCTGGTATAACACAAAAATTATTAAATAGACAATATTTTTTATTACTAAAACTAACAGATAATGAATCACTTTACAACTCGTCTTACCTTTATACAGAACTTGATAAAAGTTTATTAATGGAAGATATTTTATTGAGCAGAAAATCAATTGTTGATAACATCAACTCAATTAAGAAAAACTTTGTTTATTCTGATTGGACAGAAAATGATAAAAAAGCTGTCTATATAAAAAATGCAAATCAAGATATTAACTCTTTAGAAGACAAAAGTATTATCTTTAAAAATTCTGATGTTAATTCTGGATTTAAAGTTTTTCCTAACTCATTGGTTTTATTCTTAGGAAATAGCCATAAATATTTATCAACTGATGACTATGAACTTACCTCTAATTTGGTACTAGTGAAATCTTTCGATGAGTTAAAAAATCTTACTAATGACTCAAACTCAGTTTCTAACCTTTTATCTTGGAAGAGAAAAGATTGGACGAAAAATGATACTACAGAATCTCTTGAAAATAGATTCTCTACATGGGAGGCTAAGTAATTGATTATCTACTTCTCTTTTATTATTCTATTTTTTATTTTCTTTTTAATCTTGAAGAAAATTGAAAAGAAAAACTTTGAAGAAACAAGTAAAATTTTAAAAAGTTTTATAAGTAAAGAGTTCCTTACTGATATATCTGAAGATTTAAAAAATGACTACGAAAGAGCTACTACAGCTATTACAAAACAAGACTTAGAGCTTGATAATTCTATCGAAGAGTTACGGGAATATAAGAAGGAACTTGAAGTTACTTATGAATCTTTACTTACAAAATCAAAACAACTTGAATACAGTAATCAAGTTCTAGAGCAAAGAGTTGCTAGTTTATCAAATATCAATTCATTATCAAGAACAGTTTTGTCTATAATGGAGTTAGATAAAATAATCTCTACTATTCTTGACGCTTATTTTGTTCTAACAGGAGCTAAAAGAATCTCCCTTTACTTATGGGAAGGAGGACGTCTTTTAAACAAAAGAATTAAAGGTGATATTCACTTCAAAGGAGAACTGAGTTATCCTGAAGAGGTTTTATCTCAATTTACTCGTAAAGACTATAAAAAAGTTTATAACGAGATTTTAAAAGGTTTCTCTATTACACCAGATGAAAAAATAATTGCATCACCTCTTACTGTAAAAGGAAAAGAGCTTGGAGTTATCTTTATAATAGAGGACAAATCTAAACTTATAAAAAGCGACGAAGAGACAATCTCTGCACTAACTATACAAGTTGCGATTGCAATAAATAATGCTCAAATATACTCTGATTTAGTTGTTAAGGAAAGAATGTCACAAGAACTTGAAGTTGCTTCTAGAATTCAAAAAAGAATAATCCCTAAAAAGATTAAAAATGTTTTAGGATTAGATGTAGCTACTTTCTTTGAACCTGCTAAAGAGATTGGAGGAGATTACTATGATTACTCTCTTCTAAATGAAAAAACTTTTAGTATTACTATTGCTGATGTAAGTGGAAAAGGAGTTCCTGCTGCTTTCCTTATGGCACTAGGTCGTTCAGTATTAAAAACACTTGAACTTCAAGGTGAGGAACCTTGCTGTAATGTTAAAAAACTCAATAAACTTATCTATCCTGATATAACTGAAGATATGTTTATAACTATGATGCATAGCAAATACGATTACGATAGCAAAATCTTAACTTATTCAAACGCTGGACACAATCCGCTTGTTGTTTACAACAGTACTACTGGTCTTATTGAAACTCATTCTGTTAAAGGTGTTGCTATAGGATTTTTAGATGATTACAACTATAAACAAGGAGAAATAAAATTAAATATTGGCGATATTGTTATCTATTATACAGATGGAATTAGTGAAGCAGAAAACACTAATAAAGAGCTATTTGGAATAGATAGATTAAAAGATGTCTTACTTCAAAGTTCATCTCTTTCAGCTAAAGAAATAAAACAGAAGTTACTATCTGAAGTTAACAACTTCCAGAATGGTTGTGAACAAAATGATGATATCACATTCGTTGTAATTAAAAGAGAGGAATAAAAAAAGTTGACTACTTTTATATAACATAATATAATTTTAAAAGGTTATTTTTTACAACGTAATATTGAAATAAATTTAGGGAGGATTCTAAGTGAATAATTATATCTTAGAAATGCAACACATCAGAAAAACTTTCTTAGATGGAAAAGTTATCGCAAATGACGATATCACTTTAAAAATCTTAAAAGGTGAAAAACACGCTATTGTTGGTGAAAATGGAGCAGGTAAGTCAACACTTATGAAAATGTTAAATGGTCTTTATACTCCAACTTCTGGTAAAATATTTTACCACGGGAAGGAAGTACAAATAGATTCACCTAGTAAAGCTGCTGAGTTAGGAATTGGAATGGTTTATCAACATTTTATGCTTGTTCCAACTTTAACTGTTGCTGAAAATATGATTTTAGGTGTTGAGCCTAAAAAAGGTCTATCTTTAGATATTAACAAAGCTAGACAAGATGTTATCGAGGTTTCAAAAAAATATGGATTAGCTATAGATCCAGATGCTTTAGTATCTGATCTTTCTATCGGAATGCAACAAAGAGTAGAAATTTTAAAGATTCTTTTCAAAGGTGCAAACCTTTTAGTTTTCGATGAACCTACAGCTGTTTTAACTCCACAAGAGATTAAAGAGCTTTACAAAATCATGGACAACTTAATTGCCGAAGGAAAAACTATTATCTTTATCTCTCATAAACTACAAGAGGTTCTTGATATCTCTAATAACATAACAGTTATTAGAAGAGGAGCAGATATTGCTAATTTTGCTACTGTGGATGCCACAAAGGAAAAAATTGCTAACGCAATGGTTGGAAGAGCTGTACTATTCACAACAGAGAGACCTGAAGTTGAGATTGGGGAAACTGTTTTATCTGTAAAGAATGTTAGCGTTAAAGATCATCTTGGAGTTATGAAAGTTGAAAATGCTTCATTCCAAATCAGAAAAGGTGAAGTACTTGGTATTGCCGGTGTTGAAGGAAGTGGGCAAACTGAACTTGTTGAAGCTTTAACTGGATTGAGAGAAACTTGTTCAGGTGAAATGATTCTTGACAATGTTATTTTAAAAAGAAAAACTCCTAGAAAAATATCTTTACTTGGATTGGCTCATATTCCTGAAGATAGACATAAAAGAGCTGCTATTTCACAATTTAGTGTTATGGAAAACTTCGCTCTTGGTCTTGAAAGAGATGAGTATTCAAAATTTGGTCTTCTTAATTTCTTCAAATTAAGAAAAGATGCTGAAATGTTTATGGAAAAGTATGATGTTAGACCTAGAAGTGTCGATACTGCTTTTGGTAGACTATCTGGAGGAAATCAACAAAAGATTATCGTTGCTAGAGAGTTAGAAAAGAAAAACAACAATCTTATTATAGCTGGTCAACCTACTAGAGGAGTTGATATCGGAGCTATTGAATCAATACATAAACTTATCCTTAATGAAAAAGAAAAAGGAAAAGCTGTTATGGTTGTTTCATCAGAACTATCTGAGATTTTAAATCTTTCAGATAAAATTGCAGTTATGTGTGCGGGTAAAATAACTGGAATTCTTTCTAGAGAAGAAGCAAATGAAGAAAAAATTGGAATACTTATGGCGGGTGGTAAACTTGATTAAAAACAAAAATATATTAAATGCCCTTGTTCCTATTGTAGCTGTAATATTAGCACTACTAATTGGAGCAGGTATAATTTTATACATGGGTGAAAGTCCTACAAAAGCATACTACTATTTATTTACTGGAGCTTTTGATGGTCTTACTCCTATAGCTAGAACACTTTTAGAAGCAACTCCTCTTATATTTACAGGATTATCTGTTTTAGTTGCATTTAAGGGTGGTATGTTTAACATTGGTGCTCAAGGACAAATGACTATGGCTGGACTTGCTGCTGCTGCAGTTGGAGGATTTGTTGCTAATGTATTTATCAGTAATGTGTTTGTTATATTAATTATTGGAGGATTAGCTGGTTTCCTATGGGCTGCAGTTGCTGGTTGGTTAAAAGCTAAACTTGGAGTTCATGAGGTTATATCTACTATAATGCTTAACTATATCGCAGTTAGTTTTGAACAATATTGTTTAAATTATCCGCTTAAAGCTCCTGGATTCAATCCACAAACTCCTGCGGTTATTGAATCTGCTAGATTAGGAAAATTATTAGATGTTAGAGTTCCTTTAAACTATGGATTTATTATTGCTTTAGTTGCTGTTTTTGTAGTTTGGTTTGTACTTGAAAAAACAGTTTTAGGTTATCATATTAAAGCTGTTGGTTTCAATCCTACTGCTGCTGAAAATAATGGTATCAACGTAAAAAAAATTATTCTTTTAACTTTAGGAATTTCTGGTTTCTTAGCTGGACTTGGTGGAGTTGAAAGAGTTTTAGGTGGAGTTGGACAATACGCTTATAAAACTGGTCTAACTGCTACTTACGGATTTGATGGAATTGCTGTTGCTCTTCTTGGAAAAAATACTCCTATCGGAGCTTTACTGGCTGCAATTTTATTTGCTGCTCTTAGAGTGGGTGGAAGAGCTATGCAATTTAATACAACTATTCCTAGTCAAATGGTTATTATGATTCAAGCTATTATTATCTTATTAATTGCTGCTGAAAATATGATTAGATCTTGGTTAGAGAAAAAAGGTTCAAAAGGAGGAGCTGAGTAATGGTAAGTATCATTTTAAGTTTAATTTTAGCCACAATCAGACAGGCTGCTCCAATTCTTATTACAGCAATTGGTGGAATGTTCTCAGAAGTTTGTGGAGTTGTTAATATAGGTCTTGAAGGAATGATGCTTATTGGAGCATTCTCTTCAGCTGTTGTTTCTTACTACACTGGAAGCTGGGTTCTTGGAATTTTAGCTGGTGCTATATCTGGTGGACTGATTGCTCTAATTCATGCTATAATCAGTATCAAGTATAGAGGAAATCAAACTGTTTCTGGAGTTGCGATAAATCTTTTCGCATCTGGATTTACAATCTTCATGTTAAGAGTTCTATTTGAACAAGCATCAAATAGTCCTTCTGCAACTAGAATACCATTACTATTTAACTTCTCTATATTAATTTATATCATATATGGTTTAGCTATTTGGTCTGGTTATTTCCTTTACAAGACGGTTACTGGTCTTAGAATGAGAGCTGTAGGAGAATATCCTTTAGCTGCTGATACTGTTGGTATAAGCGTTGCTAAAATTAGATATTTTGGTGTTGTTATGTCTGGAGTCTTTGCTGGACTTGGTGGAACATACTTAGCAATTGGAGCTCTTAGCCAATTCTCTAAAGAGATGTCTGCCGGAAGAGGATTCATTGCGTTAGCCGCACTTGTTTTTGGTAAGTGGAAACCAAAAGGAGTTTTATTTGCAAGTTTATTATTTGGATTTGCTGATGCTGCACAAACAGTAATTCAACAATATGTTACATTTATTCCACCTCAATTTATCCAAATGATACCTTACTTATTAACACTTCTAGCTCTAGCTGGAGTTGTTGGTAAAGCAGTTGCACCTAGTGCTGCTGGAAAACCTTATGATAAAAATACAATCTAATTAATTACGGATGGTGACAATGAGTAAAGAAAAATTTTCGAGCGTAGGTGGACAAGCAGTTATTGAAGGAGTTATGATGAGAAATGCAGACCTTCTTGCTACAGCTGTTAGAAAACCCAATGGTGAAATCGTTTACAAAAAAACAAAAATATCAAAAAGTAGAAACAAACTTTCTACAATTCCTTTTCTTAGAGGTGCAATAACCCTATTTGATTCTCTAGTTTTAGGAGTTAAAGAGCTTACTTTCTCAGCTAATCAAGCTGAGGTTGAAGAAGAGCAACTGTCTCAAAAAGAGGCTGTAATGACTACCATTGTTTCTTTAGCTTTGGGAATTGGTCTTTTTATTGTTCTTCCCTCTATTATAAGTAGTTTTTTATTTAAAGATAATAAAATTTATAGTAACCTTCTAGAGGCTGGATTAAGGCTTGCATTCTTTGTTCTTTATATATTCTTGATTTCATTCTCAAAGGATATTCAAAGAGTCTTTCAGTATCATGGTGCAGAACATAAATCAATCTATGCTTATGAACAACATTTAGAACTAACAGCTGAAAATGCTAAAAAGTTTACAACTTTGCATCCTAGATGTGGAACTAGTTTCCTTTTAATAGTTATGTTTATAGCTATTATAGTTTTTACTGGTTTAGATTT of the Cetobacterium sp. ZOR0034 genome contains:
- a CDS encoding PP2C family protein-serine/threonine phosphatase; the protein is MIIYFSFIILFFIFFLILKKIEKKNFEETSKILKSFISKEFLTDISEDLKNDYERATTAITKQDLELDNSIEELREYKKELEVTYESLLTKSKQLEYSNQVLEQRVASLSNINSLSRTVLSIMELDKIISTILDAYFVLTGAKRISLYLWEGGRLLNKRIKGDIHFKGELSYPEEVLSQFTRKDYKKVYNEILKGFSITPDEKIIASPLTVKGKELGVIFIIEDKSKLIKSDEETISALTIQVAIAINNAQIYSDLVVKERMSQELEVASRIQKRIIPKKIKNVLGLDVATFFEPAKEIGGDYYDYSLLNEKTFSITIADVSGKGVPAAFLMALGRSVLKTLELQGEEPCCNVKKLNKLIYPDITEDMFITMMHSKYDYDSKILTYSNAGHNPLVVYNSTTGLIETHSVKGVAIGFLDDYNYKQGEIKLNIGDIVIYYTDGISEAENTNKELFGIDRLKDVLLQSSSLSAKEIKQKLLSEVNNFQNGCEQNDDITFVVIKREE
- a CDS encoding ABC transporter ATP-binding protein, whose protein sequence is MNNYILEMQHIRKTFLDGKVIANDDITLKILKGEKHAIVGENGAGKSTLMKMLNGLYTPTSGKIFYHGKEVQIDSPSKAAELGIGMVYQHFMLVPTLTVAENMILGVEPKKGLSLDINKARQDVIEVSKKYGLAIDPDALVSDLSIGMQQRVEILKILFKGANLLVFDEPTAVLTPQEIKELYKIMDNLIAEGKTIIFISHKLQEVLDISNNITVIRRGADIANFATVDATKEKIANAMVGRAVLFTTERPEVEIGETVLSVKNVSVKDHLGVMKVENASFQIRKGEVLGIAGVEGSGQTELVEALTGLRETCSGEMILDNVILKRKTPRKISLLGLAHIPEDRHKRAAISQFSVMENFALGLERDEYSKFGLLNFFKLRKDAEMFMEKYDVRPRSVDTAFGRLSGGNQQKIIVARELEKKNNNLIIAGQPTRGVDIGAIESIHKLILNEKEKGKAVMVVSSELSEILNLSDKIAVMCAGKITGILSREEANEEKIGILMAGGKLD
- a CDS encoding ABC transporter permease, whose translation is MIKNKNILNALVPIVAVILALLIGAGIILYMGESPTKAYYYLFTGAFDGLTPIARTLLEATPLIFTGLSVLVAFKGGMFNIGAQGQMTMAGLAAAAVGGFVANVFISNVFVILIIGGLAGFLWAAVAGWLKAKLGVHEVISTIMLNYIAVSFEQYCLNYPLKAPGFNPQTPAVIESARLGKLLDVRVPLNYGFIIALVAVFVVWFVLEKTVLGYHIKAVGFNPTAAENNGINVKKIILLTLGISGFLAGLGGVERVLGGVGQYAYKTGLTATYGFDGIAVALLGKNTPIGALLAAILFAALRVGGRAMQFNTTIPSQMVIMIQAIIILLIAAENMIRSWLEKKGSKGGAE
- a CDS encoding ABC transporter permease — protein: MVSIILSLILATIRQAAPILITAIGGMFSEVCGVVNIGLEGMMLIGAFSSAVVSYYTGSWVLGILAGAISGGLIALIHAIISIKYRGNQTVSGVAINLFASGFTIFMLRVLFEQASNSPSATRIPLLFNFSILIYIIYGLAIWSGYFLYKTVTGLRMRAVGEYPLAADTVGISVAKIRYFGVVMSGVFAGLGGTYLAIGALSQFSKEMSAGRGFIALAALVFGKWKPKGVLFASLLFGFADAAQTVIQQYVTFIPPQFIQMIPYLLTLLALAGVVGKAVAPSAAGKPYDKNTI
- a CDS encoding DUF1385 domain-containing protein, which gives rise to MSKEKFSSVGGQAVIEGVMMRNADLLATAVRKPNGEIVYKKTKISKSRNKLSTIPFLRGAITLFDSLVLGVKELTFSANQAEVEEEQLSQKEAVMTTIVSLALGIGLFIVLPSIISSFLFKDNKIYSNLLEAGLRLAFFVLYIFLISFSKDIQRVFQYHGAEHKSIYAYEQHLELTAENAKKFTTLHPRCGTSFLLIVMFIAIIVFTGLDFILPPPSSFTTKLLTKVVLRVLFMPLIAGISYELQRYTSNHLDNPFVRMIAAPGMALQKITTKEPDLEQLEVAIVAIKVVLNEPVENATEVY